In Rahnella aquatilis CIP 78.65 = ATCC 33071, one DNA window encodes the following:
- the yjeH gene encoding L-methionine/branched-chain amino acid transporter codes for MSGLKQELSLAQGVGLLSTSLLGTGVFAVPALAAQLAQNDSLWAWPVLILLVFPIAIGFAALGRHFPSAGGAAHFVGKAFGPHMARVTGWLFLSVIPVGLPAALHIAAGFWQAAFGWSSTNLLLVQLGTLFFIWFLGTRSAGSSANIQTIIAFLVIALVVAIWWKGDISLPEIPLPPVRDVSPSNLFDALAVMFWCFVGLEAFAHLATEFRHPERDFPRALLIGMLVAGAVYWGCTVAVLKFHAWGEGREAGASLPGIVVQLFGQKALWIACIIGYLACFASVNIYTQSFSRLVWSQAQLKPQSKLAQLSAQQVPVPALNLVVGCCAFFTLLIYWLHLPLGALITYANGIFILIYLLCMLAGIRILAGRSKWMAMLGAVLCCGLLAMVGWKALYAVVVFAGLWLLLPRAKTVLHVR; via the coding sequence GTGAGCGGATTAAAACAGGAACTGAGTCTGGCGCAGGGCGTCGGGCTGCTTTCGACCTCCTTACTCGGGACCGGTGTCTTCGCGGTGCCTGCACTGGCGGCTCAGCTGGCGCAAAACGACAGCCTGTGGGCGTGGCCGGTGCTGATCCTGCTGGTGTTTCCAATAGCCATCGGATTTGCCGCGCTTGGCCGGCATTTCCCCAGCGCGGGGGGCGCAGCGCATTTTGTCGGCAAAGCGTTCGGGCCACATATGGCGCGGGTCACCGGTTGGTTATTCCTGTCAGTTATTCCGGTCGGGTTGCCCGCTGCGCTGCATATTGCTGCCGGTTTCTGGCAGGCGGCCTTTGGCTGGAGCAGCACAAACCTGCTGCTGGTGCAGCTTGGTACGCTTTTTTTCATCTGGTTCCTCGGCACACGCAGTGCCGGGTCAAGTGCCAATATTCAGACGATTATCGCGTTTCTGGTGATCGCGCTGGTAGTAGCAATCTGGTGGAAAGGGGATATTTCTTTGCCTGAAATCCCGCTGCCTCCGGTGCGTGACGTCTCGCCATCGAACCTGTTTGATGCGCTGGCGGTGATGTTCTGGTGTTTCGTCGGGCTGGAGGCTTTCGCGCATCTGGCGACCGAATTCCGCCATCCGGAACGGGATTTCCCGCGCGCATTATTGATCGGCATGCTGGTGGCTGGCGCAGTGTACTGGGGATGTACGGTGGCGGTGTTGAAATTTCATGCCTGGGGAGAAGGGCGGGAGGCCGGGGCGTCATTGCCGGGGATCGTCGTGCAGCTCTTCGGACAAAAAGCGCTGTGGATCGCCTGCATCATTGGCTATCTGGCGTGTTTTGCCAGCGTAAATATCTATACTCAGAGTTTTTCCCGGCTGGTGTGGTCACAGGCGCAGCTTAAGCCGCAAAGTAAACTGGCACAGCTTTCTGCTCAGCAGGTGCCGGTACCCGCGCTAAATCTGGTGGTGGGTTGCTGCGCGTTCTTTACGTTGCTGATTTACTGGCTGCATCTGCCGCTCGGCGCGCTGATCACTTATGCTAACGGGATTTTCATTCTGATTTATCTATTATGTATGCTTGCGGGGATCCGGATCCTGGCAGGTCGCTCGAAATGGATGGCGATGCTGGGCGCTGTATTATGCTGCGGATTGCTGGCGATGGTCGGCTGGAAAGCGCTGTATGCGGTTGTAGTGTTTGCGGGATTGTGGCTGTTACTGCCACGGGCCAAAACGGTACTTCATGTACGGTAA
- the ubiK gene encoding ubiquinone biosynthesis accessory factor UbiK, whose protein sequence is MIDPKKIEQIARQVHESMPKGIREFGEDAEKKIRQVLQAQFSRMDLVNREEFDVQTQVLLRTREKLAVLEQRLAALEGKLTEAEKPQDPA, encoded by the coding sequence ATGATTGACCCGAAAAAAATTGAACAAATTGCCCGCCAGGTTCACGAATCTATGCCTAAAGGCATCCGTGAGTTTGGTGAGGATGCGGAGAAGAAAATCCGTCAGGTATTGCAGGCGCAGTTCAGCCGCATGGATTTAGTCAATCGCGAAGAGTTTGACGTTCAGACCCAGGTTTTACTGCGTACCCGTGAAAAACTGGCTGTACTGGAACAGCGTCTTGCTGCGCTGGAAGGCAAGCTGACTGAAGCGGAAAAGCCACAAGATCCGGCCTGA